In one window of Bifidobacterium sp. WK041_4_12 DNA:
- the gabT gene encoding 4-aminobutyrate--2-oxoglutarate transaminase, producing MSDPIKLKSTIPQVARHLVTAIPGPQSISLQQEYDEFVSIGVGELMPFFAASASGATITDVDGNRFIDLAAGIAVTGVGNAAPEVVEAVRDQVGKFTHTNFATTPYQGYVAVCKKLSEHTPGSFAKKSVLLNSGAEAVENAVKIARRYTGRPAIVVMENSFHGRTNLTMAMTTKASPYKQGFGPFASDVYSVPYSYPLRDAYGADGAAAASATIEQIELLVGHDQVAAIVAEPVQGEGGFIVPANGFLKTLNEWAHEHQILYVSDEIQSGFCRTGRWFASEYSELEPDLITTAKALGGGLPISAVTGKAEIMDSVQPGGIGGTYGGNPVSCAASLAAVSIMERGNLAMRAEHIGHIIQQHLKPLEHDNPYVAEVRGLGAMQAVEFVKPGGLEPNAELVKRISIKAVQSGLIILTCGIHANVIRLLPPLIISDEELEEALNVLTAIIVEETKQ from the coding sequence ATGTCTGACCCCATTAAATTAAAGTCCACAATTCCACAGGTGGCGCGTCATTTAGTCACAGCAATTCCTGGACCTCAATCAATATCGTTACAACAGGAATATGATGAATTCGTTAGCATCGGAGTCGGCGAGTTAATGCCGTTTTTTGCCGCATCCGCATCTGGCGCAACAATCACGGATGTTGATGGCAATCGGTTCATCGATTTGGCCGCAGGCATAGCTGTAACCGGGGTGGGTAATGCTGCGCCGGAAGTTGTAGAGGCGGTACGTGACCAGGTTGGTAAGTTTACACATACAAATTTTGCCACCACTCCTTACCAAGGCTATGTTGCAGTATGTAAAAAACTCAGTGAGCATACGCCAGGTTCATTCGCCAAAAAGAGTGTTTTGTTGAATTCCGGTGCAGAAGCTGTGGAAAATGCGGTGAAAATAGCAAGGCGTTATACGGGACGTCCTGCCATTGTGGTGATGGAAAATTCATTTCATGGCCGTACAAATCTAACCATGGCAATGACCACAAAGGCTTCTCCATATAAGCAAGGCTTCGGACCGTTCGCATCCGATGTCTATTCAGTTCCCTATTCATACCCTTTGCGTGATGCTTATGGTGCAGATGGTGCTGCTGCTGCAAGTGCCACAATCGAGCAAATCGAATTGCTTGTAGGCCATGATCAAGTGGCAGCGATAGTTGCGGAACCTGTGCAGGGAGAGGGCGGTTTTATCGTGCCTGCGAATGGTTTTTTGAAGACACTCAATGAATGGGCTCACGAGCATCAGATACTCTATGTCTCCGATGAAATCCAGTCCGGATTCTGCCGTACAGGCCGCTGGTTTGCTTCAGAATATTCAGAATTAGAACCGGATCTGATCACTACTGCCAAAGCATTGGGAGGCGGTCTGCCTATAAGCGCGGTTACCGGAAAAGCCGAGATCATGGATAGTGTCCAGCCTGGCGGCATTGGCGGCACATATGGAGGTAATCCAGTTTCGTGCGCAGCATCACTGGCAGCGGTTAGCATCATGGAGCGCGGTAACCTAGCGATGCGTGCAGAACATATCGGTCACATCATCCAACAACATCTCAAGCCGCTCGAACATGATAATCCTTATGTGGCTGAAGTCCGTGGTTTAGGTGCTATGCAGGCAGTGGAGTTTGTGAAACCAGGTGGATTGGAACCCAATGCCGAATTGGTCAAGCGCATCAGTATCAAGGCGGTCCAATCTGGACTCATTATTCTCACCTGCGGGATTCATGCCAATGTCATAAGACTCTTGCCTCCACTGATAATCAGTGATGAAGAATTGGAAGAAGCTCTTAATGTCCTTACGGCGATCATTGTTGAAGAAACAAAGCAATAA
- a CDS encoding amidohydrolase: protein MRIDKIFENSTFMTLDSEHPVATKVGVLNGKIVGLDDELDGVDAHEHVDLRGSYVFPGFNDVHVHVSWLGRTLSEIDLTDISDDIENVYQRIREKSASQEKSDAEWILCSGFDHHRFHGQYPSISALDNVSGGKPLFMRHTSGHSSIANTEALRRIGALEPDFEDPEGGHVVRDDAGNPTGLVQENAQSLLQDLFKPYSLTTMKAAITRAGKRLAANGITSICDAGIGSGWIGDSPIQFLAYQELYDANELLVRSQVMPTVYNLHKVQSHVSDGFGIGLDLGMRTGLGNSWLSLGPVKLFADGSLSGETAAMSVPYKGQPNNRGSLENDADSLRQWILGALKSGWGVATHAIGDRGVDIALNAYEESANLGIQPALPLRIEHAGVMRPDQLAKIARLRVVPTTQSVFYDNMGDGIIGSLSPEVIPYTYRAKSLLENSILLPGSSDAPCSSDSALLGIEKFVTRTTGSGKPFGPRSECLTSLEALQCYTTGSAKATGCGKTKGKIARGFYADFACLADNLLAVEPNQISKIPVTFTVVGGNTTFAA from the coding sequence ATGAGGATAGATAAAATTTTCGAAAACTCCACTTTCATGACTCTTGATTCCGAACATCCTGTCGCCACGAAGGTAGGTGTGCTGAATGGAAAGATTGTTGGGTTAGATGATGAATTGGATGGTGTTGATGCACATGAACACGTCGATCTTAGAGGATCATATGTGTTCCCGGGCTTCAATGATGTGCATGTTCATGTTTCTTGGCTGGGAAGAACGTTATCAGAAATCGATTTGACGGACATTTCTGATGACATTGAAAATGTATATCAACGAATACGCGAGAAAAGCGCTTCGCAAGAAAAATCAGATGCAGAATGGATCCTCTGCTCCGGTTTCGATCATCACCGTTTTCACGGACAGTATCCATCCATTTCAGCGCTTGACAACGTCTCAGGGGGCAAACCTCTGTTTATGCGTCACACTTCCGGTCACTCGTCAATAGCAAATACTGAAGCTTTACGCCGAATTGGTGCTTTGGAACCAGATTTCGAAGACCCTGAGGGAGGGCATGTTGTGCGTGACGATGCGGGCAATCCGACAGGTCTTGTACAAGAAAATGCACAGAGTCTCTTACAGGATTTATTCAAACCGTACTCACTAACAACGATGAAAGCTGCTATAACCCGTGCTGGGAAACGACTCGCTGCCAATGGCATCACGAGCATTTGCGATGCAGGCATCGGTAGTGGGTGGATCGGTGATTCTCCTATCCAATTTCTTGCATATCAGGAACTGTATGATGCCAATGAACTGTTGGTTCGATCTCAGGTTATGCCGACTGTTTACAACTTGCATAAAGTTCAATCCCATGTTTCAGACGGATTTGGAATTGGCTTGGACTTGGGTATGAGAACAGGCCTAGGGAACTCATGGCTATCCCTAGGGCCAGTCAAACTTTTTGCCGATGGCTCCTTAAGCGGTGAAACCGCGGCTATGAGTGTTCCTTACAAAGGGCAGCCCAATAATCGGGGATCTCTCGAAAACGATGCCGATAGTTTACGTCAATGGATTCTGGGGGCTTTGAAATCAGGCTGGGGTGTCGCTACACACGCGATCGGAGATCGAGGAGTTGACATAGCGCTAAATGCCTATGAAGAGTCTGCCAATTTAGGGATACAACCCGCACTTCCTCTGCGAATAGAGCATGCCGGTGTAATGCGGCCAGATCAACTCGCGAAAATTGCACGGTTAAGGGTAGTCCCTACAACCCAATCGGTTTTTTATGACAACATGGGAGACGGGATAATTGGCTCATTATCTCCAGAAGTTATACCTTACACATATCGAGCAAAATCACTATTGGAGAACTCAATCCTCCTGCCTGGCAGCTCTGACGCCCCCTGCTCCAGTGACTCTGCGTTGCTCGGAATAGAAAAATTCGTCACTCGAACTACCGGCAGCGGTAAACCGTTTGGTCCCAGATCAGAGTGTTTGACGAGTTTAGAAGCATTGCAATGCTACACAACAGGCTCAGCAAAAGCTACGGGCTGCGGAAAGACTAAAGGAAAAATCGCGCGAGGATTTTATGCAGATTTTGCGTGTCTCGCAGACAATCTCTTAGCCGTGGAACCAAACCAAATTTCGAAAATCCCTGTCACTTTTACCGTGGTTGGTGGCAATACCACTTTCGCGGCATAA
- a CDS encoding MFS transporter — translation MANATSITTQPAEVEIGESGVKVDDTVAKKASLASFVGTAMEWYDFYLFSTASALVFGSQFFTGENAWVALMSSFATFAIGFIARPIGGVFFGILGDRVGRKSVLLITVIGIGGVTALIGLLPTEAQIGIWAPTLLATLRFLQGLAVGGEWSGAVTYATEHAPKNQRAWYAVLPQFGSPFGTILSSGAFYMTAALSSNEFFEQWGWRIPFLFAIPLLIIAFYIRKHMEESPVFQKIEDNKEIEKTPLIQVFKLRFPQILIGFFISLVGIGGFYIVTTFFQSYGKTTLGINTDVLLFASMIGALGEALVLWIGGKLGTKYGPSKVAVYGALSAAICAFPIFLMLSTKNTVLIVIAMTLGYMTCSFSYAAQGAMLTALFPANLRLSGVSSATNIGAIFSGFMPLIATALVGSAGGAWWPAAVLLIVISAFTIFGSILTPRLSIRETGIKY, via the coding sequence ATGGCAAATGCGACGAGTATCACAACGCAGCCAGCTGAAGTTGAAATCGGCGAAAGCGGTGTCAAGGTAGATGACACCGTGGCAAAGAAAGCCTCATTGGCTTCATTCGTAGGAACTGCCATGGAATGGTATGACTTTTATCTATTTTCTACTGCGTCAGCACTGGTTTTCGGCTCGCAATTCTTCACTGGTGAAAACGCTTGGGTTGCCCTGATGAGTTCTTTTGCAACTTTTGCTATTGGTTTTATTGCACGCCCAATCGGCGGTGTTTTCTTTGGAATATTAGGCGACAGAGTTGGACGCAAATCCGTTTTGCTTATCACAGTAATTGGAATCGGTGGAGTAACCGCCTTGATAGGGCTGTTGCCGACGGAGGCACAAATCGGAATCTGGGCTCCTACATTATTGGCAACACTACGATTCCTGCAGGGACTGGCCGTGGGAGGTGAGTGGTCCGGCGCTGTAACCTATGCCACCGAACACGCTCCAAAAAACCAACGCGCATGGTATGCGGTTTTACCGCAATTTGGGAGTCCGTTCGGAACCATTCTCTCATCAGGAGCATTCTATATGACTGCTGCTTTGTCAAGCAACGAGTTCTTTGAACAATGGGGTTGGCGCATACCGTTCCTCTTCGCCATCCCTCTGCTTATCATCGCCTTCTATATTAGAAAACATATGGAAGAGTCACCAGTTTTCCAGAAAATTGAGGACAACAAGGAAATTGAAAAAACCCCTCTTATCCAAGTCTTCAAACTGAGGTTCCCGCAAATACTCATTGGATTCTTCATTTCATTGGTGGGAATTGGAGGATTCTATATTGTAACGACATTCTTCCAAAGCTATGGAAAAACAACTCTCGGCATCAACACGGATGTCCTTCTCTTTGCCTCGATGATAGGGGCACTTGGTGAAGCTCTCGTACTCTGGATTGGTGGAAAACTAGGCACAAAATATGGACCAAGCAAAGTAGCTGTATATGGTGCACTTTCAGCTGCTATTTGCGCTTTCCCGATATTCCTAATGTTGAGTACGAAGAATACGGTATTGATCGTAATTGCCATGACATTGGGGTATATGACCTGCTCATTTTCGTATGCAGCCCAAGGCGCGATGCTCACAGCGCTGTTCCCAGCGAATCTTCGCCTGAGCGGAGTTTCATCCGCAACAAACATCGGTGCAATTTTCAGCGGCTTTATGCCACTCATCGCGACTGCACTTGTTGGTTCAGCAGGGGGTGCCTGGTGGCCTGCGGCTGTGCTGCTTATAGTCATTTCAGCCTTCACCATTTTTGGATCGATTCTTACTCCGCGGTTGAGTATCAGAGAAACAGGAATCAAATATTAG
- a CDS encoding carbon-nitrogen hydrolase family protein, translating into MKKTVGVLENIPELIYGTDGWTKLQQQIERQPVDFLVLNELPFGTWLASSHTFDKSRWEESISISQDALKHLDEFNAENIVGSMPMETADGTRVNAGFLWSRKDGLSIHHYKQHLPHGPGYWETTWTSPGSAGFESFEVSGLKVGFMICTDIMFPEHARQYGRENVDLIVCPRATPPLDQAMFHAALTMAATVSGSYVASSNRGYTDSLGFSYEGNGRVISPRGIDIAVTNPEDSYLVVDIDTDFVRAKQARYPIDVH; encoded by the coding sequence ATGAAAAAAACAGTAGGAGTACTGGAAAATATTCCGGAATTGATCTATGGAACAGACGGTTGGACAAAGTTACAGCAGCAAATTGAACGGCAACCTGTAGATTTCCTCGTTTTGAACGAGCTACCGTTTGGTACATGGCTCGCTTCTTCACACACATTCGACAAGAGTCGTTGGGAAGAGAGCATATCGATCTCACAAGACGCGTTGAAACATCTGGATGAATTCAATGCAGAAAATATCGTAGGAAGTATGCCAATGGAAACCGCTGACGGAACACGTGTTAACGCTGGGTTTCTGTGGTCAAGAAAAGATGGTCTATCGATACACCATTATAAACAACATCTTCCGCATGGCCCAGGGTATTGGGAAACAACGTGGACATCTCCTGGCTCGGCAGGGTTCGAGTCATTCGAAGTGAGTGGGTTGAAGGTTGGGTTCATGATTTGTACCGATATTATGTTTCCCGAACATGCGCGCCAATATGGTCGTGAAAATGTCGACCTTATCGTCTGTCCTAGAGCAACGCCTCCACTAGATCAAGCAATGTTTCATGCTGCTTTGACAATGGCTGCAACTGTTTCGGGGAGCTATGTGGCATCATCGAACCGCGGCTACACAGATTCATTGGGCTTTAGCTATGAAGGTAATGGCAGGGTGATCAGCCCACGCGGCATCGACATTGCTGTAACGAATCCTGAAGATTCATATTTGGTTGTTGATATCGATACAGACTTCGTTAGAGCCAAACAAGCTCGGTACCCGATTGATGTTCATTGA
- a CDS encoding helix-turn-helix domain-containing protein, translating to MANSDDDRWFELMLNLYEHRNELVSDFMNHVVEIPGYANSEVSMSDMRETAVNAYNAILRKIIDNPSGIDQRIFLAKKLGSLRAQQGIPLPDLTTAISLDFKIIWRLLMRLVKPSDAALLANHVESVWNAVDGFSQATQIEYHNESVRMEGSQFTERALKLENFINSTDVSENEALIVSQSFSIPIYSTYVVCYGNSVPTFSTALREIRSYSKRVMLYQHEAETWNLFWPSTVPDGQGHPLRALANIPCGYMPDVRNLIQVPRALRTLKHYMLTINQSNLASPVNVNSNWAPYAGTVLFTTFPELLDLYTTYLEYMNEMSPKEQEELKKTIATFLQTGSVQLTSRACFCHRNTVMKRINAFEKATYLDLRNPTDLAFAVLLIKYLHNVRKW from the coding sequence ATGGCAAACAGTGATGATGATCGTTGGTTTGAATTGATGCTCAATCTCTATGAGCATCGAAATGAGTTGGTGTCTGACTTCATGAACCATGTGGTAGAAATACCAGGGTATGCAAATTCGGAAGTTTCCATGAGTGATATGCGAGAAACAGCAGTTAACGCATACAACGCAATCTTGCGAAAGATCATAGATAATCCATCCGGAATAGATCAAAGAATCTTTTTGGCCAAGAAGCTAGGGTCTCTTCGTGCTCAGCAAGGTATTCCTCTTCCCGATTTAACAACGGCTATATCTTTGGATTTCAAGATTATATGGCGCCTGCTCATGCGACTTGTTAAACCTTCCGATGCTGCCCTCCTAGCTAATCATGTGGAATCTGTTTGGAATGCTGTCGATGGATTTTCGCAGGCAACGCAGATCGAGTATCATAACGAGTCGGTTAGGATGGAGGGATCCCAATTCACGGAGCGTGCCCTGAAGTTGGAAAACTTCATTAATTCAACTGACGTATCCGAAAATGAAGCGCTTATTGTCTCTCAGTCGTTTTCCATCCCAATTTATTCGACATATGTCGTTTGCTATGGGAATAGCGTTCCAACTTTTTCAACGGCTCTACGCGAGATACGTTCATACTCGAAACGCGTAATGCTCTATCAGCATGAAGCTGAAACTTGGAATTTATTTTGGCCCTCTACCGTTCCTGATGGACAAGGTCACCCGTTAAGAGCACTCGCAAATATACCGTGTGGTTATATGCCTGACGTTAGGAATCTCATTCAAGTTCCACGTGCATTAAGGACCCTTAAACATTACATGCTCACCATCAATCAGAGCAATCTTGCAAGTCCAGTAAACGTTAACTCAAATTGGGCACCTTATGCTGGAACGGTACTATTTACCACTTTCCCTGAGCTTCTCGATTTATATACAACTTATCTCGAATATATGAATGAGATGAGCCCAAAAGAGCAGGAAGAGTTGAAAAAAACCATTGCCACATTTCTACAAACTGGTAGCGTCCAATTGACTAGTAGAGCATGTTTCTGTCATAGAAATACAGTTATGAAGAGAATAAATGCCTTCGAAAAAGCGACGTATCTTGACTTGAGAAATCCCACTGATTTGGCCTTTGCTGTGCTACTCATAAAATATTTGCACAATGTCAGGAAATGGTGA